The sequence below is a genomic window from Marinitoga hydrogenitolerans DSM 16785.
TAACCCTTTTATTAACGATTTTAATTGGTCTTGATTTAATTCTGTTTCAAAAACACTATATTGAACTCTTATTCCATAACTTTCAAGATATTTTACTACTTTTCTTCTCCTTTTATCATTTGTAATATCATAACTAACAACATAAAACATTATATCCCCACCCTGTAAAAAGGTATATATTCTTTTTCATCTCCAAGGACAACTCTCGCATAATGTCTTGCTTGCTTTTGAAATATTGTTCTTATATAATTTATTTCATTATCTAAATGATATTTCATTTTTTGTGAAAGCACAGTTTCATATTTTGAGATAAATTTTTTTAATCCATTATCTGTAAAATGAATTATTTCTTTTTCCTTTTTCTTGAAATCTTTTATTGTTATTTCATTTCTATTTACTAAATTTAAAACGAAATTATCTATTATTATATTTCTAAATTCTTCAACTAAATCAAATAATAATGATTTTTTTGAAATATCTATTGTATGAAGATTTCCAAAATATGGGTCCAATCCCACTATATTTATCGCTGCCATTACTTCGTTATATAGAAAATAATAACCAAATGATAACATTGCGCTAATCGGGTCTCGAGGAGGATGAAGTGTCCTTTTTTCAAATTTAAAATCTTTATTTTTTATTAACTTTTTATATCCTTGAAAATAATATTTTGTTCCAATTCCTTCAAAACCTCTCACTTCATCAATGTTTTTTCCTTTTTCTACTTTCTCAATTGTTTTCCTTATTGCAGCTAATTCTTTACTCAATCCACCTTTTGGAAGGTATTTGCTTCTGCTTAATAAAAAATCATATGAATTTTTTAATTTGCCAATTACAATAGATTTTGATATTTTTAATTTAAATTCTTCATCTTGAGAACGTTTGTATTGTTCTAATCTTAACAACACATTTCTATATTCATCTGTATATAATTTTCCTCGATATTTTCCAGTTTGTGTCATAAAAATTACTTCTATTTTTTTATCTAAAAAATAGTTTATTATAGGTGTTGTCAAAGAAATATTTCCCATTAAATTTACTTTTTCTATTTTATTTAATGGTATTTCTGATATAATATTTTTGTTTTTTGATATTATTAATCGCCCCTGTTTTTTCGAAAGTACTGCGCCCTGTTCCGTTATATAAATTACCATTTTATCACCTATAATATAATTTCAATATCATCACCATTTCGTTTTATTGTTCCTATTTCAACTCGCAATTCTTTTTTTTCACCCATTTTTTTTGCTATCATATTTTTAAGATTTCTTATTTCTTTTTCTATTTCAAATTTTTCAGAATTTTTTTCCACTATTTTTTTTGCAATATCGTTTATATCTATTTTATAAATAAATATTTCTTCTACATCTGTTATTATTGCATAAGGTGTGTTGTAATTACCTGGGAATTTGCACGTGCAATTTTTTAAATCTATCGATAAATTTTTGTTTAATATTATTTTTCTTATTTCTTCACAGGTTATTGGAACTCCTTTGCTTTGTTTTTCAATCATTTCAAATCTTTTTAGATTAAAATTTATAGTTTTTTTAAGAATATTTAAAATTTCCCTTTTTCCATTTTTTAAATTTATAGTTGATTTAATTAGTATATTCTCTTCCTCTTCTGATATATATGCTTCTTTTTCTATTTTATTTATTATTTGTTTTAAAATACTACAACCATTAATGATTGTATCAAATTCGCTTGATGTTTGTTTTATTATTTGTTTTCTAATTTCTTTTTTTATTTTATTTGATTTTTTTATTTTATTATTTTGACGTTTATATGTAAGTGTTTCTTCATATACTTCATAATTTTCGTCGGTAAAATCTTTGAATAATCTTTCAATTTGCTCTTTAGTATTCTCTTTTATTGAAAACAAAAATTTTGTTTGATTTGATATAATTTCAAAATTCTCATCTACAAATAAGCATTTTTTTCCTGCTTTTCTATGAATTCCAAGAGGAATTTTTATTAAATTTCCCAGTCCTCCATTTAACTCTGTTTGCTTTGGAAATATTTCTATATCTATTCCTTCTTCTAATTCTATTTTATCTAATATTTTTTCCATTATTATTTTTACTTTATAACTAAGTACTGGTATATCAAAGAATATCCAAATGTGATATCCTCTATTTCCTGTATATTCTATATAACTGTAGATATTTTCCTGTTCAAGTTCGGTAATAAGTTTTTTTGCTACTTTTTTACTATTTTCTTCATAAATGTATCTGTTATCACCATGTAGATAAGATTTTTTAATATCTATATCGTATGCTGCAAATTTTATTGAATTATCTTTCTTTAATTGATATATTCCAATTGTTTTTTCACCTTTTAAATGTTCTTTTACATCTTTATAATTTAATGGTCGCCTTATTGGCCTGTATCCATTTTCAAATTGAATTGAAAATACATCTTCTCTTCCCGAAAATAATTCCATAAATTTTCTTATTAAATTTGAAGATGGGGAAAACAAATTCGTTTTATCTTGAAGTTCTTGTATTTTTTCTTTTATACCTAAATTTTTATATATTTCTAACGCTTTTTGTATTTCATTTATTTCTTCATATATTTGTGCTAATTTTAATAAATATTCTTTTTCTGGTTTTGTATTAACTATTTTCTCAAATATTTCTTTTGCTTTTTTATAATTTTGAAATTCAAAAAGTAATTCTCCATATTTTACTAACGAACTATCTTTTACAGATAGTTCATCTTCTGCTTTTTCAAAATATTCCAAAGCTTTTTCAAATTCAAAATTTTCTTCTGCTTCTAACGCTAATTTTTTATAATTCATAGTATCACCAATTAATTCTCATAATAGATGTTTTATTTCTCTTTCGTCCCACTCTCTATTCACCTCTTTTTTTCATATCTTTTTTATAATTTTATAGTTTATATTTTAATTGCAATAAATCCCTATACATTCTGTGCGTTCAGAATATATAGGGATTATTTGAATGTTCGCACTACTTATTTAATTATTATCTATTCTTTTTGCTTGTCCCATTCCCATTGTTGTTTTATATCCAATTCCAGCATAAAATGCAAATTCTGATAATATATTTACTATTTTCATCAATTCTTTTTCTTCTTCAGGAACTTTAAATTCAGTTTCACCAATAAAACCCTCAAGATAAAAGTTTCTTATGTAAACCTTTTTTTGATATATTTTTTTATATGTTATACTTATTTTATTAAATTTATTTTTTATTTCTGAATTTATTTTATGAGTACCGTATAAATTGAATTTTTCTAATAAACCGGAAAATATTTTTTCTGGATCTGGATATCTAAGATGTTTGTCTCCAACTTTAAATAATGTTGGAGTATAAAATCTTAGTTTTACCTTTGATTCCTCAACTTGTCTATTAAAAATTTCATCTTCTATAAAAATATCTGCCCATTTACTATGTTTCTTATCATATAATATTCTCAAAATCTCAAACTCTATTTCACCTATTTTCACTTTTTCTTTTTTCATCTTTTTCTGATATAAAGCAAGAGCAAAAAAGTTAAATAAACTTTCATCTAGTATAGTTATACGAATATAATATTTTTTATTTTTTTCTATTATTATAGGTTTATCAACTCTTTTTCCTAAAAAAGTTGATACTGTAAAAGCCTTTTTTATTTTTGTTTCATGCAATAGTTTTGATAATTTTTTATTGGAAGCATTTATCAACGAATAAAACAAACCATGAATTTTTTTTCCTGGATACTCTGGAATAATTGATGTTTCTAGAGGCTTCAATTCAACAACTACACTATAAAACATATTTATTCTCCTTTGCTATTATAATAAAATCTCAATGGAACTATTCTACCAGAACCTCTCGATTTTTTTCCGCCTATTCCTGCTGTTGATAAATATAAAAATGCTTTTTTGAATAGTTCTTCTATTTCGGCCTCTTCGATATTTAATTTGCCATTATCTATAATTATGCTAGTTTCAAATATTGTTCCTCTTGGAATTAATTCATAGATAAATATATTTCCATCTTTCCCCGATGCTGTTCCTGAATCCTTATCTATTTTGTTAGAATGTTTTATTACCATATTATTATTTATAAGATAATAATAATCTTGTGGAGAGACTAAATATTTATCTTTATCTATTTTTTTAGTTTTTATAGTAACTCCATTTATTTTTATATTTTCATTAAAATCTATTTTTTTATTCGATTTTTTTATGTATATAACTTTAGAAGTTATTTTAATAGAAGAATTGAATTCCACTCTATATTCATCTCTTTTTTTATTATTTAAATAATAAAAAACTTCATATTCAGTTATTGAGACTGGAAAATATTTTATTTTTAAATCATTAAAATAAACTGTTCCCTTTTTAATGTTATCATTATCGTGCTCATTACCAAAAATTTCTTTTATATTTTTAAAATCTAAATTTACAAAAGCGTTTCTTAATGCACCTTTAAACGAAGTTGAGGGAATAAATGGAATTCCGTGTTTATCTTTTATAACAAAATCATCTATATACTCCATTTTATATTCTCCTGAGGAGATATGTATATTGTCAAGAGATATGAATTCTACTTTTATTTCTTTTAATCCATATTTTTTATCTTCCATTCCTAATTTAAAATTTATATTTTCATATTTCCCTTTATAAGCATCACTAACTTCACCTATTTTTTTTGCCCTACCATATCCTAACCTATTTTTAGATCCAATACCTATTTCAGTAAATAAAAAATCTATAAGTTCTTTTATAATATCATTATATTCATATTTTTTATCTTTTAGCAATATTTCTAAAAATATATAAAATTTTTCTTTTTCTGGTATTGCTTCTACGGAAAGTGGTAATTTAGGTGTTCTATTCTCATCTAGTGGAGTAAAATGTTCAATTTTTGTTCGTTTAAAAAAAATAGGATAAACTCTTAAATTTCCAGCATTTCCATCATCATCATTTTTTATTTCACCAAATAGGTAATTATAAATCTCTTTATATTCATTTTTACTTTCAACATATTTATTTTCTATTCTTTTATAAAATTCATCATATTCTGCAGCATCTCGTAGCATACCTTTTAATGAAGATGCTGGATAATAAAATAGTCCTGTATATTTATCTCTTGGGAATCGATTATCATCTATTATTCCGTTTTTCCAGTATCTTAAATCGATATATACTAGTTCTGAAGAAATAAGTGGCTTGGTTAATTCATACTCTAACATTATTATTTCCACTTTATCATTTAATATTTCCTTCTTCTTTAATAAAAAATTTTTTAATTCATCTCTTAAAAATTCATATTTTTCTGATTTTACATTAGATGCTATAAAATTAAAATTATTACCGTTTATAAAAATTTTATTTTCATCTAATTTTTCACTTATATTTAATTTTTCATGATTGGATGTGTATTTCATAATATTCATACCTCACTTCCTAACCAAAAATCTCATTTAATTTTATATTAATTTTATTAATGTCTTTATAGTAATCATTACCGATGTACCCAAAAATTCTAAACTTATTATTATAATCAAGAGAAATATTTAATTTAGATCCTTTTTTATTACTTCCTTTTACAATTCCAAATAAATCATTTCCACGTCCTTTAGGAATACCTGTTTTATATCTTAATATATGCCTTACAATAAGTGGAATTTTTGAAAATTTAATTTCATTATCCCTAAGAAATCCTAGTATATATTCATTTCCAGTATTTGATATTTTATTTTTTATTCTATTTAAATTATTCATTTTTATTTCCCGATAATAATAACCATTATATATATAATTGTTGTTTTTGTTAAAAATATATGCCTTTTTAGAACTTATATCCTTTTCTATTTCTTTTCCTTCATATATCTCTATTTTTTTAATATCTACTACACCACTACCAAAAGAAATCATTGCTCCTAATGCTGAGTAATTGGAAATAAAGTAAAATAATTCATCAAAAAATGGTTCTATATCATTTGAAAATATTTTAAAATTCAAATAAAATATTCCCATATATTCTTCCCTGAAAAACCATGCTGAAATTGGTTTTCCATTTTTATTAAGCTTATTATTCCTAATTTCGGCTTTTTTTAAATTTATTTCTTTTACCATACTTTTATCATATTCTATATTTAATATAAAATCTTTTGCTTTAGTTGTAGAGCCAAATATGCTATCTTCTTTATCTTTATCCATAAAACCATTAAATATTTTCGATAATTTTCTTGCATTCCACCTCATTGACCCCAATATTCCAGATTCTCTAATTTTATCCATATTTTTTGCATCATTTCCTGTTCTTAATGGCGTTAATGTAGTTACTTTATATTTTACAGTTTTATATTTTCTTAAAATCATCAAATCACCTACTTTAACATATATCTAAGATATATGAGCAATTTTTTTAGGTTATCTTTTAAGTATATATTTTTAGTTACTTCAGAAATAAATTCTTGTATTTCTTCTATTTTATCTTCAAAATTTTCAGGTCCATCATCATTAATCATTAATTCAAACACAAATTCATATAACTTTCGTTCTATTTTTGTCAATGTATTTTTATTTATTTTATCCTTTTCTTTTCTTTCATCAATATTATTTATTTTTGCTCTAAAAAACACAAACATTTCTACAATACCCTGATTCACTAATATTTCCAATAATTTTTGATTCATTGTTTCATATTCATTATTTGGTAGCTTTTCATTTTCTCCAAATAGTTTTTTAAAATCACTCTTAAAATTATCATATATTTGTTTTATTTGTTTTGCATATCCATATATCGTGATATCCATATCAATTATTTCCATTTTCAACACCACCTTTATATTCAAATTTTATTCTTCCAAATCCTCTTGTTGTTCCCATCCCTATTCCTGTTAACAATATATATTTGGAATAACCTTCAAATAAATTTTCCAGAACAACACTCATTTGGATCTTTTCCATTTTGTCTTTCATAAGATTTTTGTATGACTGCAGTAATTCCCCATAGTCCCATATATAATTTATATTTGTTATAAAAATGGTATCTTCTGGCACAAGTTGTAAGTTGTACAATAAATTTTCTTTTGCGACACCTGTTTCATAATCAACAACAATACCTGTTCTATAATAATAATTTTTATCTACTAAATACTTCATTAAATAATCAGATACAACAAGAATATTGCTATAATTAATATCTATAATATTCGATCCTTCAAAATATTTTTTAAGTGTTTCTAAATATTTTTTTGTGTTATCTTTTATTTCTCCTTCAATTTTATATTTATCAATATACATTAAATCAAAATTTTTATTTTTTAATATCCACTCTATATTGAAATTTTCGTTTTGTTCTGAAAAAATAAAATTTATATTTATATTTTTTAATATTTGTGGTGAAGTTATATATACTATATCTCCATATACATTTATAGGGAAAAATAATAATTTAGCATCATTGAATTTCAAACTTCCCATTTTTAGAAAATCGTATAAAAAATCCCCCTTTTTTGCATTTAATTCTTTATTTTGCTTTTCTAATTTTTTAAAATTACCAAATAATTTTAATTCAAAATATTTTTTATTGGGTAAATCAAATTTTTGATGAAAAAAATCTCTAATACTACCTTTCAATGTTGTACCCGGTATCATAGGATATCCAACACTATCTTTTATTACTGTACTATCAATAATATCAATATGAACTCCTCCATCATTTATGTGTAAAGGTGATTCTGTTTTTATTAATATTTTATAATTTAATCTTATATTATTCATTTCTTCTCATCTCCAATTACAATAAAACCATTAGGATTTATAAAATAATTGTCTAAATTTTTTATATAATTACCCGGTTCGATAAATATTATTGGTTCCCCTCGTTTTTGGCCATAACCATATTTACCTCCGGAATTATCTTTTTCAAAACGTCTTCCATAATAATTTAATATATTTCCTATAATTTCAAATTTTTCTTTATTCTCTTTTTGATTTGTTGATAATAAAATAGGAAACCAATAATTTTTTTTATTTTTATTCAAATCTTCATCAAAAGGTGTTTTACTTTCAACCTTCTCAAATATTATTATTTCTACTTTACCATATCCTGAAGTAATATTTCCACCAATATATATTTCGTGTTTTTCTTGAAGGTATTGTTTTATATTATTAACTACTTCGTTATTTTCGGAAATTTCTAAATATCCAACCCAATAAACATTTTTTATTTCATTATTTATTACTATTT
It includes:
- the cas2 gene encoding CRISPR-associated endonuclease Cas2 → MFYVVSYDITNDKRRRKVVKYLESYGIRVQYSVFETELNQDQLKSLIKGLKKQINKNEDTIRIYPISKESRKYIVTIGIDKGKFYDKDFLII
- the cas1 gene encoding CRISPR-associated endonuclease Cas1; translation: MVIYITEQGAVLSKKQGRLIISKNKNIISEIPLNKIEKVNLMGNISLTTPIINYFLDKKIEVIFMTQTGKYRGKLYTDEYRNVLLRLEQYKRSQDEEFKLKISKSIVIGKLKNSYDFLLSRSKYLPKGGLSKELAAIRKTIEKVEKGKNIDEVRGFEGIGTKYYFQGYKKLIKNKDFKFEKRTLHPPRDPISAMLSFGYYFLYNEVMAAINIVGLDPYFGNLHTIDISKKSLLFDLVEEFRNIIIDNFVLNLVNRNEITIKDFKKKEKEIIHFTDNGLKKFISKYETVLSQKMKYHLDNEINYIRTIFQKQARHYARVVLGDEKEYIPFYRVGI
- a CDS encoding CRISPR-associated primase-polymerase type A1: MNYKKLALEAEENFEFEKALEYFEKAEDELSVKDSSLVKYGELLFEFQNYKKAKEIFEKIVNTKPEKEYLLKLAQIYEEINEIQKALEIYKNLGIKEKIQELQDKTNLFSPSSNLIRKFMELFSGREDVFSIQFENGYRPIRRPLNYKDVKEHLKGEKTIGIYQLKKDNSIKFAAYDIDIKKSYLHGDNRYIYEENSKKVAKKLITELEQENIYSYIEYTGNRGYHIWIFFDIPVLSYKVKIIMEKILDKIELEEGIDIEIFPKQTELNGGLGNLIKIPLGIHRKAGKKCLFVDENFEIISNQTKFLFSIKENTKEQIERLFKDFTDENYEVYEETLTYKRQNNKIKKSNKIKKEIRKQIIKQTSSEFDTIINGCSILKQIINKIEKEAYISEEEENILIKSTINLKNGKREILNILKKTINFNLKRFEMIEKQSKGVPITCEEIRKIILNKNLSIDLKNCTCKFPGNYNTPYAIITDVEEIFIYKIDINDIAKKIVEKNSEKFEIEKEIRNLKNMIAKKMGEKKELRVEIGTIKRNGDDIEIIL
- the cas6 gene encoding CRISPR-associated endoribonuclease Cas6, which gives rise to MFYSVVVELKPLETSIIPEYPGKKIHGLFYSLINASNKKLSKLLHETKIKKAFTVSTFLGKRVDKPIIIEKNKKYYIRITILDESLFNFFALALYQKKMKKEKVKIGEIEFEILRILYDKKHSKWADIFIEDEIFNRQVEESKVKLRFYTPTLFKVGDKHLRYPDPEKIFSGLLEKFNLYGTHKINSEIKNKFNKISITYKKIYQKKVYIRNFYLEGFIGETEFKVPEEEKELMKIVNILSEFAFYAGIGYKTTMGMGQAKRIDNN
- a CDS encoding RAMP superfamily CRISPR-associated protein, whose amino-acid sequence is MNIMKYTSNHEKLNISEKLDENKIFINGNNFNFIASNVKSEKYEFLRDELKNFLLKKKEILNDKVEIIMLEYELTKPLISSELVYIDLRYWKNGIIDDNRFPRDKYTGLFYYPASSLKGMLRDAAEYDEFYKRIENKYVESKNEYKEIYNYLFGEIKNDDDGNAGNLRVYPIFFKRTKIEHFTPLDENRTPKLPLSVEAIPEKEKFYIFLEILLKDKKYEYNDIIKELIDFLFTEIGIGSKNRLGYGRAKKIGEVSDAYKGKYENINFKLGMEDKKYGLKEIKVEFISLDNIHISSGEYKMEYIDDFVIKDKHGIPFIPSTSFKGALRNAFVNLDFKNIKEIFGNEHDNDNIKKGTVYFNDLKIKYFPVSITEYEVFYYLNNKKRDEYRVEFNSSIKITSKVIYIKKSNKKIDFNENIKINGVTIKTKKIDKDKYLVSPQDYYYLINNNMVIKHSNKIDKDSGTASGKDGNIFIYELIPRGTIFETSIIIDNGKLNIEEAEIEELFKKAFLYLSTAGIGGKKSRGSGRIVPLRFYYNSKGE
- the cmr1 gene encoding type III-B CRISPR module RAMP protein Cmr1, with translation MILRKYKTVKYKVTTLTPLRTGNDAKNMDKIRESGILGSMRWNARKLSKIFNGFMDKDKEDSIFGSTTKAKDFILNIEYDKSMVKEINLKKAEIRNNKLNKNGKPISAWFFREEYMGIFYLNFKIFSNDIEPFFDELFYFISNYSALGAMISFGSGVVDIKKIEIYEGKEIEKDISSKKAYIFNKNNNYIYNGYYYREIKMNNLNRIKNKISNTGNEYILGFLRDNEIKFSKIPLIVRHILRYKTGIPKGRGNDLFGIVKGSNKKGSKLNISLDYNNKFRIFGYIGNDYYKDINKINIKLNEIFG
- the cmr4 gene encoding type III-B CRISPR module RAMP protein Cmr4, whose product is MNNIRLNYKILIKTESPLHINDGGVHIDIIDSTVIKDSVGYPMIPGTTLKGSIRDFFHQKFDLPNKKYFELKLFGNFKKLEKQNKELNAKKGDFLYDFLKMGSLKFNDAKLLFFPINVYGDIVYITSPQILKNININFIFSEQNENFNIEWILKNKNFDLMYIDKYKIEGEIKDNTKKYLETLKKYFEGSNIIDINYSNILVVSDYLMKYLVDKNYYYRTGIVVDYETGVAKENLLYNLQLVPEDTIFITNINYIWDYGELLQSYKNLMKDKMEKIQMSVVLENLFEGYSKYILLTGIGMGTTRGFGRIKFEYKGGVENGNN